The Vitis vinifera cultivar Pinot Noir 40024 chromosome 12, ASM3070453v1 genome has a segment encoding these proteins:
- the LOC100264911 gene encoding receptor-like protein 7 — MKDLGQIHYFLGIEISQTADGLHLSQSHYALTILERANMVDCKPMSTPLEAKTKTSPNNVLLEDPSYFRGLVGALQYLTLTRPDLSYSVNYASQFMHAPTLVHLKMVRRILRYVKGTIDIDWAGCPTTRRSITGYCTFLGGNLISWCAKKQHTISRSSTKAEYRAMAHTAAELTWMSFILNDLHVPLASTPTLYYDNTSALHMTINPVFHARSKHIELDYHFVRERVALGLLVTQHISTEKQVADLFTKPMSKAALSKFQTKLCLQPRHSLREGIGTTQQHLGLNCGTHTTQQHLGVNCGTQRSDKDGSDKAENSHNSCYNSGETLKNEEGRDCCSWHGVECDRESGHVIGLHLASSHLYGSINCSSTLFSLVHLRRLDLSDNDFNYSRIPHGVGQLSRLRSLNLSNSQFSGQIPSKLLALSKLVSLDLSSNPTLQLQKPDLRNLVQNLIHLKELHLSQVNISSTVPVILANLSSLRSLSLENCGLHGEFPMGIFKLPSLELLDLMSNRYLTGHLPEFHNASHLKYLDLYWTSFSGQLPASIGFLSSLKELDICSCNFSGMVPTALGNLTQLTHLDLSSNSFKGQLTSSLTNLIHLNFLDISRNDFSVGTLSWIIVKLTKFTALNLEKTNLIGEILPSLSNLTGLTYLNLEYNQLTGRIPPCLGNLTLLKTLGLGYNNLEGPIPSSIFELMNLDTLILRANKLSGTVELNMLVKLKNLHKLGLSHNDLSLLTNNSLNGSLPRLRLLGLASCNLSEFPHFLRNQDELKFLTLSDNKIHGQIPKWMWNMGKETLWVMDLSNNLLTCFEQAPVVLPWITLRVLELSYNQLQGSLPVPPSSISDYFVHNNRLNGKFPSLICSLHHLHILDLSNNNLSGMIPQCLSDSSDSLSVLNLRGNNFHGSIPQTFTSQCRLKMIDFSYNQLEGQIPRSLGNCKELEILNLGNNQINDTFPFWLGSFPELQLLILRHNRFHGAIENPRANFEFPTLCIIDLSYNNFAGNLPAGYFLTWVAMSRVDEENFSYMQSMTGFVLIRTYRLYENYNYSMTMTNKGMERVYPKIPRSFKAIDLSSNKFIGEIPKSIGKLRGLHLLNISSNSLTGHIPSFLGNLAQLEALDLSQNNLSGEIPQQLKGMTFLEFFNVSHNHLMGPIPQGKQFNTFQNDSYEGNPGLCGNPLSKECENSKSTAPPPPTDKHGGDLESGRKVELMIVLMGYGSGLVVGMAIGYTLTTRKHEWFVKTFGKRQRKC; from the exons ATGAAGGACTTGGGCCAAATTCATTACTTCCTTGGCATCGAGATCTCGCAAACAGCCGATGGCCTTCACTTGTCCCAATCTCACTATGCTCTTACCATCCTTGAGAGAGCCAACATGGTCGATTGCAAGCCTATGAGCACACCTCTTGAAGCCAAAACCAAGACATCGCCAAATAATGTCTTGCTAGAAGATCCGAGTTATTTTAGAGGACTTGTTGGTGCTTTACAGTACCTCACCCTCACGAGACCAGATCTTTCATACAGTGTGAATTATGCATCACAATTCATGCATGCTCCCACTCTCGTGCATTTAAAAATGGTTCGAAGGATCTTAAGATATGTCAAAGGCACAATTGACATAG ATTGGGCGGGGTGTCCAACCACACGACGATCCATCACTGGCTACTGTACATTTCTTGGAGGAAATCTCATCTCCTGGTGTGCAAAAAAACAACATACAATCTCTCGGTCGAGTACCAAAGCGGAATATCGGGCCATGGCACATACAGCAGCTGAACTCACATGGATGTCCTTTATTCTTAACGATCTTCACGTTCCGTTGGCATCTACACCAACTCTCTACTATGATAACACAAGTGCTCTTCACATGACAATAAATCCGGTGTTTCATGCTCGTAGCAAACACATCGAGTTGGATTACCATTTTGTGCGTGAACGAGTTGCCCTTGGACTTCTCGTTACTCAACATATCTCCACCGAAAAGCAAGTAGCAGACCTCTTCACCAAACCAATGTCAAAGGCTGCACTTAGTAAATTTCAAACCAAACTTTGCCTCCAACCCCGGCACAGTTTGAGGGAGGGTATTGGCACAACCCAGCAGCACCTTGGCTTGAATTGTGGGACTCACACAACCCAGCAGCACCTTGGCGTGAATTGTGGGACTCAACGGAGTGATAAGGATGGAAGTGATAAGGCTGAAAACTCCCACAATTCATGCTATAATAGTGGAGAGACGTTGAAAAATGAAGAA GGACGTGATTGCTGCTCATGGCATGGTGTGGAGTGTGATAGGGAGAGTGGTCATGTGATCGGCCTTCACCTTGCTAGCAGTCATCTCTACGGTTCTATTAACTGCAGCAGCACCCTCTTCAGTCTTGTTCATCTCCGGAGGCTTGATCTCTCTGATAATGATTTCAATTACTCTAGGATCCCACATGGAGTCGGTCAGCTTTCAAGGCTTAGAAGTCTCAACCTCTCGAATTCTCAGTTCTCTGGCCAAATCCCATCGAAACTCTTAGCACTGTCCAAATTGGTTTCCCTTGATCTCTCGAGCAACCCAACGTTGCAGCTTCAAAAGCCTGACTTGAGAAATTTGGTTCAGAACTTAATCCACTTAAAAGAACTTCATCTAAGCCAGGTGAACATTTCTTCTACTGTCCCTGTTATTTTGGCAAACTTATCTTCTTTGAGATCTCTCTCCCTTGAAAATTGTGGATTGCATGGTGAATTCCCCATGGGGATTTTCAAGCTGCCAAGCTTAGAACTCCTTGATCTGATGTCTAATAGATATCTGACTGGCCATTTGCCTGAATTTCACAATGCTAGTCACCTCAAATATTTGGATCTCTATTGGACAAGTTTCTCTGGTCAGCTACCAGCTTCCATTGGATTCCTTAGTTCCTTGAAGGAATTGGATATCTGCTCATGCAATTTCAGTGGGATGGTTCCAACTGCACTCGGCAACCTTACCCAGCTTACCCACCTGGACCTTTCAAGTAACTCATTTAAGGGTCAGCTCACCTCTTCATTGACCAACCTTATCCATCTCAATTTCTTGGATATTTCTAGGAATGATTTCAGTGTTGGGACCTTGTCTTGGATTATTGTCAAGCTGACCAAATTCACTGCTTTGAACCTTGAAAAGACCAATTTAATTGGTGAGATCTTGCCTTCTCTTTCAAACCTAACTGGACTGACTTATTTAAACCTGGAGTATAATCAACTTACTGGTAGAATTCCACCATGCCTTGGGAACCTGACCCTGTTAAAAACCTTAGGTCTTGGGTACAATAATTTGGAAGGTCCAATACCAAGCTCAATATTTGAACTGATGAACCTTGATACTCTCATTCTACGTGCAAACAAGTTGAGTGGCACAGTGGAGCTGAACATGCTTGTTAAGCTCAAAAATCTCCACAAACTCGGCTTGTCTCATAACGATCTATCATTGCTCACTAACAACAGTCTCAATGGTTCTCTTCCAAGGCTTAGGCTTTTAGGATTAGCTTCATGCAACTTGAGCGAGTTCCCACATTTCCTAAGGAACCAAGATGAATTGAAGTTTTTAACACTTTCTGACAACAAAATTCATGGCCAAATACCAAAGTGGATGTGGAACATGGGTAAAGAAACTCTTTGGGTCATGGACCTATCTAACAACTTATTAACCTGCTTCGAGCAGGCCCCAGTTGTCCTTCCATGGATTACTCTACGAGTTCTAGAGCTTAGTTATAATCAGCTACAAGGGTCCCTTCCAGTTCCACCATCTTCCATCTCTGATTATTTTGTCCATAACAACAGACTAAATGGAAAATTTCCGTCGTTGATTTGCAGCTTGCATCATCTTCACATTCTTGATTTGTCGAATAACAACTTAAGTGGCATGATTCCTCAATGTTTGAGCGACTCCAGCGATTCTCTATCAGTGTTGAATCTACGAGGCAACAACTTTCATGGGAGCATTCCTCAAACATTCACCAGCCAATGCAGATTAAAGATGATTGATTTTAGTTACAATCAGTTAGAGGGGCAGATACCAAGATCATTGGGCAATTGTAAAGAGCTTGAGATTCTGAATCTTGGAAACAATCAGATCAATGATACGTTCCCCTTTTGGTTGGGATCTTTTCCAGAGTTGCAACTTCTCATTTTGCGGCATAACAGATTTCATGGCGCAATCGAGAATCCTAGAGCCAACTTTGAGTTCCCCACGCTGTGTATCATTGACCTCTCGTACAATAATTTTGCAGGAAATTTGCCAGCAGGCTACTTTCTCACATGGGTGGCCATGAGCAGGGTCGATGAAGAGAATTTTTCATATATGCAGTCAATGACGGGATTTGTCCTAATCCGAACATATCGGCTTTATGAAAACTACAATTACTCAATGACAATGACGAACAAAGGCATGGAAAGGGTGTACCCGAAGATCCCTCGCAGTTTTAAAGCAATTGATCTCTCAAGCAACAAATTTATAGGAGAGATCCCAAAATCCATTGGGAAACTCAGGGGACTTCATTTGCTCAACATTTCCTCCAACAGTCTTACTGGTCACATCCCATCTTTTCTTGGGAACTTAGCACAGCTTGAGGCACTGGACCTATCTCAAAACAATCTCTCAGGAGAGATCCCTCAGCAGCTAAAGGGAATGACATTCCTTGAGTTCTTCAATGTTTCTCACAATCATCTCATGGGACCTATACCGCAAGGGAAGCAATTTAATACATTTCAGAACGACTCATACGAGGGAAATCCAGGATTGTGCGGAAATCCTTTGTCAAAGGAGTGTGAAAACTCTAAGTCAAcagcaccaccaccaccaaccGACAAACATGGAGGGGACTTGGAGAGTGGCCGCAAAGTTGAGTTGATGATAGTATTGATGGGATATGGAAGTGGTCTGGTAGTTGGAATGGCAATTGGTTACACCTTAACCACAAGGAAACATGAATGGTTTGTCAAGACTTTCGGCAAGAGGCAGAGAAAGTGTTGA